In Hymenobacter volaticus, the genomic window GTTGCTCCTGCTGTTCGTCAGTGTTCAGGCATCAGCGCAATCTAGTTCGGTCCCACGTTATTTTCTTCGGCAGTTTGGTGCTGCTGACGGCCTGCCCCAACCATTCATCTATGCTCTGGCGCAGGACCATGCCGGCTACCTCTGGATTGGTACGGCAGAGGGCCTAGTTCGGTACGACGGAACAGAATTCGTTGCCTTTACCACTAAAGATGGTCTGGCCGAAGATTTCGTGACGACGCTTTACGTGCAGCCACGCACCGGCCAGTTGTGGGTGGGTCACTACCAAGGCGGCGTATCGCGCTGGGAGGGCCAACGCTTCCAGCGCGTAACGAATGCCGCCTCTCGTCCGCCTGGCTTCCGTGCCGTGCCGGGCATTGCGCCCGCAGATACCACCTATGCCGGTGCTGAATTGTCGGCAGCTTCGGTGACTGCGGCGCGGCGCTTTGCTACGCTGCATCAGGTGTTGCCGCCAGGCACTGTTGCACAGTGCGTATTGGCTGACCGGGAGCATAATGTGTGGATAGGCACGGCCGGACAGGGGTTGTGGCGCTGGTCGGATCGGCATATCACCTTCTATCCCTCACCCAACGAAACAAAGGCTGCAATGGGTAGCGCGTTGTTTAGCCAAGGCAGAGCCGGGGGTATTCAGAATACAGGCAAGTTTTTTCTGTTGAATTCCGCCCACAATCGTACTTCACCCCTTATTACTTTTCCAGAGAAGCTGCTGCCGTACCCACCAAGCGTGGTGTTTTACACACCTGATGAACGCTCACGTCCGAGCTTCGATGGGAGTTATCCGGTTCCTGTTCCGAAAGCCTTGTGGGCTGGCACGAAAGGACACGGGCTATGGCAGATGCCCATTCCAGCGCGCCGTTCTAGTATGCAACTAGTCCGGCGCCTGCCTGCTACGCTCTCTGTTACGGCCCTCACCCAGCACCGCAACGGCGACATATGGATAGGTACATCCCTGGACGGCGTCTACCGCCTACCGGCCGACTCAACCCAGGCTGCCGAGCACTTCACCACCGCTAACGGCTTGCTGCACAATACCATATATGCCCTTACCACCGATTCCACTGGTGGCGTCTGGATTGGTACCCACGACACCGGATTGGCCGTATGGCAGCACGGTGCCTTCCGCTACTTTCGCTTTCCAAGCGGTGGCCTCGATGTGTCGGCCCTGCTCACCGACGACGCGGGACGGGTCTGGATAGGCACGGAAGGGAATGGGGTATTCTGCTACGAAAAATCGGTCCTTCAGACCTATGGCCCGGCCAGCGGATTGGTTTCGCCTTACTGCTACGCCTTGCTGCCGGTGCGCTGGTGGAGCAGCTACCACGGTGGCTACCTCCACGATTTCCGCCACGAGCAATTATTGGTTGTACACCGCAATAGCATCAGCTTCGCCGACACTACCCTGCGTCGCTTTGCGCCGGCCGCATTACCAGGCAATCCGTTGATACAGGATTTACTGCCCCAGGCTGCCGTAGCCTGGAACGACTACTGCGTGTGGCTTCGCACGCGTACTGGCCTGATTTGCTTGCGTACTAACGCCCCAAACTTATTGCCTGGTGCTAGCAAGCCAACCCCCACACTACTCACCAGCGAAGTAGATGGGGCTGCTGCGTCACCATATCAACTAAAGGAGCTGTCACCCACGCAGCATCAAGTCAATTTCACATTCAGAGGCGTGAGTTTGCTACCCGGCCAAGCCGGGCTGCAATATCAATACCGTTTGCTAGGCTATCAGGATCGATGGAGCCGGCCTACAGTGGTGGGGGAAGCGCAATTTCCGCGGCTTGGGGCAGGCAGCTATACTTTTGAAGTGCGTGCCCGATTAGGTGAGCAAGGCAGATGGTCGAAGCCCGTAGCTACTTCGTTTGGTGTTGCCACCCCATTTTGGCAGACGTGGTGGTTTGCAGTAGTTAGCCTGCTACTAGCAGGAGCCGGAATTTTTGCTTTCATCCGAACCCGGGAGGCGACATTGCGTCGGCAGAAGTTTCAACTGGAAACTACAGTGCGCGAACGGACGCAGGAATTACGCCAGCAGAAGGCGCACATCGAGGATATGAATGCCGAGTTGGTAGTGGCACGCGACATAGCCGAAGCATCGCGCCGAGCAAAAGCGCAGTTCTTGGCCAATATGAGCCACGAGATCAGAACACCGATGAATGCCGTCATCGGCCTGACGCATCTACTACGCCAGACACCCGTCAGTTCGGAACAAAACGAGTACTTGGAAGCTGTGCAGTCGTCATCGCAGAACTTGTTGGTTATCATCAATGATATTCTCGATAGCTCTAAGATTGAAGCCGGCAAGCTGAGTTTGGAGCACACTGCCTTCCGCCTGCCCGAACTGCTGCGGCGCGTAGCCAGCATGTTCCAATTTGCTACGGAATCCAAGCACTTGTATTTTAAACTGGAAATAGAGCCTGCTGTACCAGCCGCTGTGTTGGGCGACCCGGTCCGGCTGAATCAGGTGCTCGTTAATTTGGTCGGAAATGCCATAAAGTTCACTACGACGGGCGGCGTAACAGTGCGCGTATATCCGACTACCGATGCAGCTACAAACCAGCAGGTGGTACGCTTTGTGGTGCAGGATACCGGCATTGGCATTCCTGCCAATAAGTTGGAGGCCATTTTCGAAGACTTCTCGCAGGCCAATACCAGTACCACGCGGCAATTTGGCGGTACAGGTCTAGGCCTAAGCATTGCCCGCAATTTGGTGGAACTACACGGCGGCAAGCTGTGGGTGGAAAGTGAAGAAGGGCATGGCTCTGCGTTTTCCTTTGAGATTCCCTATCTCGCCGCCGACCCTGCCGAAGTACCAGCGGAGGCAACATTGGCAGTCGGCCGCTTCGAACCCACACTACGGGTGCTGGTAGCCGAAGACAATGACCTTAACCAGCTTGTAGCCCGCAAAACACTGGAAGCCTGGAATGTGCAAGTCACTATTGCTGCCAACGGCAGGCTAGCAGTGGAAGCCGCCGAGCAAGCCACTTTCGACGCGGTGCTCATGGACGTGCAAATGCCCGAAATGGATGGCTACGAGGCCGCTCGTCAATTACGGGCGCGTTTTCCAGATGCCACTCAGTTGCCGATTATCGGCCTTACTGCCTCCGCCTTGCCCGAAGATCGTGCCTTAGCTCTGGAAGCCGGCATGAATGACACCTTGGCAAAGCCCTTTGATCCGGCTCTTCTTTACGCCCGTATCGCGCATTATACCGGCCGTACCACCCTGCCTCCGCAAGATCCGCCTACCGTAGTCGAAATTCCAGTTGTTGTTACTCCTGAGCAGAAAAGCCCTACTCCCGACTGGACGTTGCTGGAGGAATTGGCTGGTGGCAACGAAGCCTTTATCCAGCAAATCGTTAAAACTTTCCTCACGCAAGCTCCGCAGCTACAACAGCATCTAGAAGTTGAATTTGCAGCCGCCGACCTTGGCGCTTTGGCGCGCACAGCACACAAGCTAAAAGGGCAAGCAGCCTATTTCGGTGTTGAGCACCTCTATTCAGCCTTAGAAACATTAGAACACCAAGCCCGCCAGCAAACGGACCGAGAAGCCTTGGCTACTCTGGTTCAACAAGTTGAAAAGAATTTAGATCAGCTTTACCCACAATTGCAAAAGCGCCTAACTGTCTAAAGATCCTCACAAAAGATAGTAAGCCTGCTTTTTTTCAATGGATAGTATACCTTTGAAAATATGCCTGCCTCCCCTTCTCCCTGCGTTGTCTGATTGTTGACGATGACCCGCTTTCTGTGCAAGTGGTTGAAAACTGCATTGCCAGTACTCCGTTTTTGACAGCTGTCGGCAGTTGCGAAAGTGCCGTAGCCGCGGCCGAAGTGCTACGCACCCAAGAGGTCGACCTCCTGTTTTTGGATGTGGAAATGCCTCTTATGTCCGGCATCGATCTGCTCAACACGCTACAGAATCCACCGCTCGTTGTGCTGATTACCAGCAGCAAGCAGTACGCCGTTGAAGCATTTGAGCATGATGTGGTTGATTATCTGGTGAAGCCGGTCAGCTACGCCCGATTCTTGAAAGCTGCTCAACGCGCTTTGGAAGTAAGCCAAGCACATCCAACCGAAGCCGCAACTCCCGCCGATGCCGATTTCACTTTCATGAAAGTGGATACCAAGCTGGTGAAGGTACTTTTCGATGAAGTGCGCTACGTGGAGGCCCTTGGTGACTACGTGCACATTGTCACGGGCCAGAGCAAACTCATTGTGTACAGCACTATGAAAGCCGTGGAGGAAAAGTTTCCTGATACGTTGTTTGTGCGCGTGCATCGCTCTTTCATTGTCAATCTCAAACGAGTGCAGGCCATAGAGGATAACAACATTATCATTGACAGCAAGCACATTCCCATTGGTCAAACCTATATGCGGGAAGTGTTTCAGCGCCTTAATAAATTTTAAGCACTGAATTGGTATTCTTACAGTTGAAGGTGTGTATGGCGTGAGATTTTACTTTAGGCTTTTGCGGCTACTTCTTAGTGTAGCTGTTCTACTGTTCAACTTCTGGCAGAAAGCACACGCACAAGTAGCCGGTGATACTGTCAGCGTAATGTGTCCGCCACCGCGCGTAGTGGAGCTTTGTGTGGATCTAGATGCTAGCGCATCAGTAGACGCTGCAGCGGGCCCGCTTACCTTCCGCTGGCTAATGGGCGACGGCACCACCCTCACTGGCCCAGTTGTATCACACTGCTACACTGCCCGCCGCCGCTATACCGTCCAACTTGATGTAGTAGACGACAAAACGGGCGAAGTTCGGGAAGCTGAAAAAGTTATTCCTGTCGATTTCACCCAGGAAGTTGTTCTCAACTTCACTGCCGGTTCCGATACAATCCGCGTTGGGCAAACCGTCATCTTCGACGCAGTGGATTCGCAACTACCTCTGTGCGAAAATGTAGTAGTGCTCTGGGACTTTCGTGATGGAATAGTTGGGAATGGTCGACGCGTACAGCACGCATTCCGGCGTCCTGGGCAATACGCTGTTCGGATGGCGCTACGCGGCAATGGCCCCGACGATTGCCCCAGCAGTCATTGTGTGGGCCGCGTTATTACGGTACTCCCCGCCAAGACTCCGTAGTTAATTCAAGATTGAAAACAGCTGTTTACAATCATCCTTAGCTAGTAGGTTCAGTACTGACGACTAAACTCTTGGGCAGTTGCAGCAATTGATACCGCTCGCCTAAACCAAATGCCGATTCTCCTCCTGTACTAGTGCCGCTGTGGCCCTCAAAATTTCCAATGTTAGAGCCCACAGATTCTCATAAGGCACAATTTCGATTTCGGAGAATGCCTCACCAGGCGGCGGAGCCGCTTGCATCCTTTGCAAGAGAGGCTCAGCCAAACGTTGGCTCTCCGCAGGATCAAAATCGGATTTCACTGTAATAGCTAGTAACCGGAAAAACAGCTGGCTACGCAAGGCTCCGGCCTCCCGTAAATGCCGCTGTTGGTACTTGCGTAAGCTTTCTAAGCGCAATAGCACACCATCTAAGTCGCGCTGCCGCAAATAGTACAAAAACTGCAGGATCAATACGGCTACGTTGTAACCTTGTTTATCACGGCTATGCGTTGGCACCGTCTGAATAAACGTATTAAAGCTACGAATACGCAATGGAGAAGCCTCTGGTCGAATGAATTGCAGATACACTTCGTACAAATTCCAGCGCTCTTGCGCAGCAGGCCTTTGCTTAGCGAAATATAAACTTTTCCGAGCTGTCTGCAGCAATTCTTGCGCCTGCCCATACTGGCCTGCATGCAATGCTAGGAGCATGTAAATTTCTAAGAAATACAGCCAGTTATTTGATGAATAATGAAAGTCTTTGGCATATTCCTCGGCCAGTTTAAGACCTTTTTCTGCTTGCCTACTTCGCAAGTGAGCATACACGCTCATGTAATTGTTGTATCGCTTATCAAATCGGACGCGGTTAAGTTTTCCTTGTTCCCACTTCTTAGCAGTGGCAGTTGTAAGGCGAATAATTTCTTGATAGTTACCTACTAGTTCTTCCCGCGTGAGCTGTGTTCGATAGAGATAAAAAAAGCTAGTGAACGTTCCCGCTTCCTTGTACAACACTTCTAGTTGCTTGATATAAGCTTCTATCTTTTCTAGCATAGTACGACGGGCCCGAACCGTATAAGCTATCATTGCCTTTAATTCCCAGAATATCTTTCCAGCCTCTTCCTCTAGTGCTAGATTTTGCTGGTTTACGATTAGCTTTTTATTGTTGCTTCGGAATTTAGCCGGCTGTTGCATATCAGCATAAATGCTACGCAATAATTGCCCGCACATAACGGCATAGTTTGTAAATTCCATGCTTTCGGCCAGTCGTAATGCCTTACGCCCTAACCGTTCTGCGTTATAATACTCGCCCTCCCCATACAATGTGCTAACTTGATAATACAGGCTCAGACACTGTTGCTCATATCGGCGTGACAGCACATGGCGTGGGTCGGATTCGTCAAGGAAAAAAAGGTGGTTCAGCATTTTCTGCTGCACCCGTGACTTCAATTTACGAAAGGCAGTCTTGCTAGCAGCATCCGTTTTGCCATAAAGTGCTTTGATAATTTGCTGCTGAGACCTTCCCTGTCCTTCTACAAGAAACTGGATTAAGGCCATTTCTTTGTTAGCAGCCTGCTTTGTTGTGAAATCCAACAATGGCAACACTTTCTGGCGGCGATCTGTCACAATTCGCGCTAAATTATTCAACCCATCCATCATAAAAAGCGCCCTCAGTATTAAAAATGCCTAAGTGAAGTGGCAAAACTGCAAGTAAATAGCAGTCACAATTAACACTATTTTTTCCTTTACAAATATTACCTACCCCTTTAATCTTTGCATCAGGTGAAGTGTGTGTTTTTGGTAGATGTGATGTCACATTCTGAAGTATTATGTTCAACTAATTAATGGTTCCCACAGGGAGAGAAGCAGTGTTTAGCTAAAGGCTTTTAAAATTCGTTAGAATAATCAAAAAATATCTATCTAACATACAAATCACTTTTATACTCTACCTTTCCTTTACGGGAGACTAGGTCTGCTACACCTTTGTGTCACTCAACCACTTGACACAACTAATCTCCTACTACTATGCTTCATTTCCTTGCTTTCGCTCTGTTGCAGATTGCTTCTCCTGCCACGACTGCTACTTTAGCTAGCTCAACAGGTGTTCAAACAACCAGCTACACCGCTATGGCTGATCATGGCAATGGCGGCTGGTCGGGTATTGCTTCGGCTGATCATGGTAACGGGGGCTGGTCCGGGTTTGCCTCAGCCGATCATGGTAATGGTGGCTGGTCCGGGTTCACTGCAGTTTACCATGGTAATGGTGGCTGGTCGGGTGTTGCTTCGGTTGATCATGGCAACGGCGGCTGGTCGGGTATTGCTTCGGCTGATCATGGTAACGGGGGCTGGTCCGGGTTTGCCTCAGCCGATCATGGTAATGGTGGCTGGTCCGGGTTCACTGCAGTTTACCATGGTAATGGTGGCTGGTCGGGTGTTGCTTCGGTTGATCATGGCAACGGCGGTTGGTCCGGGTTTGCTTCGGCCGATCATGGTAATGGTGGCTGGTCCGGGTTCACTGCAGTTTACCATGGTAATGGTGGCTGGTCGGGTGTTGCTTCGGTTGATCATGGCAACGGCGGTTGGTCCGGGTTTGCTTCGGCCGATCATGGTAATGGTGGCTGGTCCGGGTTCACTGCAGTTTACCATGGTAATGGTGGCTGGTCGGGTGTTGCTTCGGTTGATCATGGCAACGGCGGTTGGTCCGGGTTTGCTTCGGCTGATCATGGTAACGGGGGCTGGTCCGGGTTTGCCTCAGCCGATCATGGTAATGGTGGCTGGTCCGGGTTCACTGCAGTTTACCATGGTAATGGTGGCTGGTCGGGTGTTGCTTCGGTTGATCATGGCAACGGCGGCTGGTCCGGGTTTGCTTCGGCTGATCATGGTAACGGGGGCTGGTCGGGTAAATCAGTTTGCGCGTAACAACTACGTAGGGACGTTCGCGCCAGGAATCTTGGCTATCTTGCTGGCTGATCTTGCTAGGTGCTGGTAACTGATGACGCGATACCTACGGAACATTCTCATATTCCTTCTGCTCAGTACCTGCGGAGTTACCGGTTGCACTTCTTCTCTCAAGTCGGAGGCTATCCGAATTCGATGGTCTACTGATCCACAAACTTTAGATCCTCTTTTGGCTAGCAAGCCTCAAGCTCAGGAAGTTATCAACCTGATGCATTGCAGCCTACTTGTGGGTGACCATAACCAGCGAACTGTCCCATGGTTGGCTCAAGCCTTGCCGACTGTAAGCCAGCGCGGTTCGCTAACCCTACTTACCTACACTTTGCGGCCAGAGGCTACTTGGGATAATGGTCAGCCTGTATTGGCCCGTGATGTAGCCTTTACGCTAAAACTTCTGAATTGCCCAGGACTGCCTACTGAGTCTGCACGCACCCAATACGGTTTCGTAACCGACATAGAGTTGGATGAAAAAGACCCGCGGCGCTTTACGTTGGTGTGTCGTACTGCTGCTAGTGGTATCATTTTTTCCTCCGGCGATTATGCGATTCTACCAGAGTATGCAGTAGATCCGCAGAAGCATTTGCAGGCAATTCCCCTGTCTTTGCTTCAAACCGATACCGTAGCCGCTCTACGCCAATACCCCGGGCTGCGTAGTTTCGCACGCCGCTATCGACAAAGTAATTACGGCCAACACCCGGAACGTCTCCCAGGTTGCGGTCCTTATACTCTGAAGGCATGGGCAAAGGGCCGTTATCTACGGCTCCAACGAAAAGCTAAGTGGTGGGCTACGAAACTTACAGCGCCCCCGGTATGGCTACAAGCCCATGCGCCCTGGCTTGACTACCAAATTGTCCCTGATAACGCGCAGGCCCTGTCGGCCATACGTCGCGGCGATATAGACCTCTACCCTATGCCTGCCGCTCGCGACTTCGACCAGTTGTGGCATTCGGCCGACACAACCAAGTTGACTTTTTATACCACTGATTCCTACGAAATGGTATCGGTGGGATTCAATACGCAGCGCCCTTTCTTGCGTGATGCTCTCACACGCCGGGCGCTTAGTTTGCTCTTTGACGTACCAGGGTTAATACAAGCCACCCAACCTGGGTTGGCTTATCGTAGCGTTAGCCTAGTAAGGCCTAAC contains:
- a CDS encoding hybrid sensor histidine kinase/response regulator; translation: MIVLLLRRLLLLLLLFVSVQASAQSSSVPRYFLRQFGAADGLPQPFIYALAQDHAGYLWIGTAEGLVRYDGTEFVAFTTKDGLAEDFVTTLYVQPRTGQLWVGHYQGGVSRWEGQRFQRVTNAASRPPGFRAVPGIAPADTTYAGAELSAASVTAARRFATLHQVLPPGTVAQCVLADREHNVWIGTAGQGLWRWSDRHITFYPSPNETKAAMGSALFSQGRAGGIQNTGKFFLLNSAHNRTSPLITFPEKLLPYPPSVVFYTPDERSRPSFDGSYPVPVPKALWAGTKGHGLWQMPIPARRSSMQLVRRLPATLSVTALTQHRNGDIWIGTSLDGVYRLPADSTQAAEHFTTANGLLHNTIYALTTDSTGGVWIGTHDTGLAVWQHGAFRYFRFPSGGLDVSALLTDDAGRVWIGTEGNGVFCYEKSVLQTYGPASGLVSPYCYALLPVRWWSSYHGGYLHDFRHEQLLVVHRNSISFADTTLRRFAPAALPGNPLIQDLLPQAAVAWNDYCVWLRTRTGLICLRTNAPNLLPGASKPTPTLLTSEVDGAAASPYQLKELSPTQHQVNFTFRGVSLLPGQAGLQYQYRLLGYQDRWSRPTVVGEAQFPRLGAGSYTFEVRARLGEQGRWSKPVATSFGVATPFWQTWWFAVVSLLLAGAGIFAFIRTREATLRRQKFQLETTVRERTQELRQQKAHIEDMNAELVVARDIAEASRRAKAQFLANMSHEIRTPMNAVIGLTHLLRQTPVSSEQNEYLEAVQSSSQNLLVIINDILDSSKIEAGKLSLEHTAFRLPELLRRVASMFQFATESKHLYFKLEIEPAVPAAVLGDPVRLNQVLVNLVGNAIKFTTTGGVTVRVYPTTDAATNQQVVRFVVQDTGIGIPANKLEAIFEDFSQANTSTTRQFGGTGLGLSIARNLVELHGGKLWVESEEGHGSAFSFEIPYLAADPAEVPAEATLAVGRFEPTLRVLVAEDNDLNQLVARKTLEAWNVQVTIAANGRLAVEAAEQATFDAVLMDVQMPEMDGYEAARQLRARFPDATQLPIIGLTASALPEDRALALEAGMNDTLAKPFDPALLYARIAHYTGRTTLPPQDPPTVVEIPVVVTPEQKSPTPDWTLLEELAGGNEAFIQQIVKTFLTQAPQLQQHLEVEFAAADLGALARTAHKLKGQAAYFGVEHLYSALETLEHQARQQTDREALATLVQQVEKNLDQLYPQLQKRLTV
- a CDS encoding PKD domain-containing protein — its product is MRLLLSVAVLLFNFWQKAHAQVAGDTVSVMCPPPRVVELCVDLDASASVDAAAGPLTFRWLMGDGTTLTGPVVSHCYTARRRYTVQLDVVDDKTGEVREAEKVIPVDFTQEVVLNFTAGSDTIRVGQTVIFDAVDSQLPLCENVVVLWDFRDGIVGNGRRVQHAFRRPGQYAVRMALRGNGPDDCPSSHCVGRVITVLPAKTP
- a CDS encoding LytR/AlgR family response regulator transcription factor, translating into MVDDDPLSVQVVENCIASTPFLTAVGSCESAVAAAEVLRTQEVDLLFLDVEMPLMSGIDLLNTLQNPPLVVLITSSKQYAVEAFEHDVVDYLVKPVSYARFLKAAQRALEVSQAHPTEAATPADADFTFMKVDTKLVKVLFDEVRYVEALGDYVHIVTGQSKLIVYSTMKAVEEKFPDTLFVRVHRSFIVNLKRVQAIEDNNIIIDSKHIPIGQTYMREVFQRLNKF
- a CDS encoding ABC transporter substrate-binding protein, which gives rise to MASKPQAQEVINLMHCSLLVGDHNQRTVPWLAQALPTVSQRGSLTLLTYTLRPEATWDNGQPVLARDVAFTLKLLNCPGLPTESARTQYGFVTDIELDEKDPRRFTLVCRTAASGIIFSSGDYAILPEYAVDPQKHLQAIPLSLLQTDTVAALRQYPGLRSFARRYRQSNYGQHPERLPGCGPYTLKAWAKGRYLRLQRKAKWWATKLTAPPVWLQAHAPWLDYQIVPDNAQALSAIRRGDIDLYPMPAARDFDQLWHSADTTKLTFYTTDSYEMVSVGFNTQRPFLRDALTRRALSLLFDVPGLIQATQPGLAYRSVSLVRPNDKPAYNDSLLLLPFDLRQAAELLHQAGWQRKPDGKWTRDATETLSFGISYQANLPDHEAVARQFRAAAAQLGITVKLKPAEEQVYRQQLIHGDTDLHVRTYRGNPFTYNFMPILHSRGIGISNFTQYKSEVADRLMEAIMFEQNESRRVKLLRRFQQQIRQDSPLVVLFFIRNRLIASKRLHGVEAIRVRPGYDALNLSLALPSK